The Mustela nigripes isolate SB6536 chromosome 4, MUSNIG.SB6536, whole genome shotgun sequence genome includes a window with the following:
- the ZNF32 gene encoding zinc finger protein 32, which produces MFGFPTATLLDCHGRYAQNVAFFNVMTEAHHKYDHSEATGSSSWDFQNSFRREKLEQKSPDSKTLQEDSPGVRQRVYECQECGKSFRQKGSLTLHERIHTGQKPFECTHCGKSFRAKGNLVTHQRIHTGEKPYQCKECGKSFSQRGSLAVHERLHTGQKPYECAICQRSFRNQSNLAVHRRVHSGEKPYRCDQCGKAFSQKGSLIVHIRVHTGLKPYACTQCRKSFHTRGNCILHGKIHTGETPYLCGQCGKSFTQRGSLAVHQRSCSQRLTL; this is translated from the exons ATGTTTGGATTTCCAACAGCTACCCTGCTGGATTGTCATGGAAGATATGCGCAGAATGTAGCATTTTTCA ATGTGATGACAGAAGCCCACCACAAATATGATCACTCTGAGGCCACAGGATCCTCAAGCTGGGATTTCCAGAATTCTTTCAGAAGAGAGAAGCTGGAACAAAAATCCCCAGATTCTAAGACACTACAGGAAGATTCACCTGGAGTGAGACAGAGGGTCTATGAGTGTCAGGAATGTGGAAAATCCTTCAGGCAAAAAGGCAGTCTAACCTTGCATGAGAGAATCCACACTGGTCAAAAGCCCTTTGAGTGTACCCATTGTGGAAAAAGCTTTAGGGCCAAAGGCAATCTTGTTACACATCAGCGAAtacacacaggagagaagccctATCAGTGCAAGGAGTGTGGGAAAAGCTTTAGTCAACGAGGTAGTCTGGCTGTTCATGAAAGACTTCATACTGGACAGAAACCCTATGAGTGTGCTATCTGTCAGAGAAGCTTCAGGAATCAAAGTAACCTTGCTGTTCATAGAAGAGTGCACAGTGGAGAAAAGCCCTATAGATGTGATCAgtgtggaaaagccttcagtCAGAAAGGAAGCTTAATTGTTCACATCAGAGTCCACACAGGCCTGAAACCCTATGCCTGCACCCAGTGCAGGAAGAGTTTCCACACCAGGGGCAATTGTATCCTGCATGGCAAAATCCACACAGGAGAGACACCCTATCTGTGTGGCCAGTGTGGGAAAAGCTTCACTCAGAGAGGGAGTCTGGCTGTGCACCAGCGAAGCTGCTCACAAAGACTCACCCTTTGA